Below is a window of Cheilinus undulatus linkage group 8, ASM1832078v1, whole genome shotgun sequence DNA.
ACCTGTTAGGAAACAACGTAAAAACTTCATGACATAATAGACAGAAATATAGGAAATTatacaaagctttaaaaatttATGTTGCTCCAGATAGAATGACGACAATGAAGTGTTCATACCTGTTTATAGATTTACTTTTAATCCATAAAAACTCgatgcctgctgtatgtcatgTCTCATTTTACTCCATGGAAGAGAAATTTTCCTCTCTGCTTGCTGGTCTTTCCTGGATGTTggttagaagaagaaaaaaaacagagaaaagccCTGAGGCTGTGCTAAAGTGTCATGTATCACACTGAGCTGGCAGCAACAAGGAAGTCTGATAAATTTATTCTCACCAATAACCTCTGATTAACACATTAAAGTGAATATTAACAGACTGAAGAGTTTATAAATAGCCTCCTCTGCCAACTCTGATAATCTGATATTCTGtctttcagtctggtttggcgTTGCTCCCGGCAACCGAGGGCATCAGACAGCCGATGAGTGTAACATTGAGCGAATCAAACTCCATGGCAACCACCGGGAGACCAAACGGGATGTATGTGACCTCTCAGACCACACCCCTGCTGCCAAAGGTAATTTGAGGTCACATGACAGTTACGCAATTCTAATGTCTTCACTGTGCGTtcattttttacttatttagatCAGGCATATTTCTTATTCCAAATGTGTCTGTGATTCctcaaaaaaaaactcttataAGAATTAAATGGATTCAGATTTTATTCTGTCAAACCACAATGAGAcagtgtgtttgagtgtgtggtGACAGGTTTTCCCCACAGGTGTGCAgcataaaagataaaacagcATTAACCTAACAGGATGGTCACTTCTCTGTTCTGTCACACACAATGCTCGGCTTTAAGCTGGTCTGCATTCATTACTGTCAGTTTGTACTTCTGGGGGAGCTCAGTATTTGCCCTTTGGGTTAATGCattcacacacaggcagcatTGCTGTGTGCCTGAACCAGCACATGCTGTCATCTGGAGATTCTTGAAACATTTCAACAATTTCATGTAAGAGGTCAACCCTGACATGGTCAAACAAGGACTCAGtgtctgtgtttacatggacttgagtgtCCCGGGTTCTATTTGTGCATGTATACATTTTAAGAAACTGGGATTTGCCAGTTATGAGAAAACTGGTTTTGCTACCTGGAGaactctgaaaagaaaacaggattCTGTGCCTAGGTATAAGCTGTATTCCAGTTTCTGACAGTTGCAGAAATAGACACTTTTTGAAATATGCTGGATGCGTGGCAGAGGGATAGCTGGTCCGCTTCTGTCcagagagagtgaggggaaCCTGTTTCTGCAGTCTGTGTGGGCTGATGACAGGTTTGTCCCTAAACCCACTCATAATGAGATAAACACGAGCTGAACAGTTGATCTCCAGCCATGAATTAAGCGTAGAGTTAACTCTGAAGACAGAGAAAGGCTGGTCACTCGATCGAGCTCTGTGAGCTGAAGATGGATTGACAAACTTAGTAAGCATCCTGCTGAATCTGTCAACACGACACAGgcctaaaatgtaaatatcaaaGCTCTTCCAGGTTGCTTTTCAAAGTGAAAGGTTGAGCTACCAGCGTTCTCACATTATGCTTTCATTCTGAAGTTGGGACATGAACTGGAGTAGAATTATGACGCTGAATTATCTGGTGTGTTTATACCTAGCACTGGCTTCTATTCTCCCAAAAACTAGGGGGCagtgttttcaaaaataacgCCTGTAGCATGTTTTGACATCTGGCACGTCTGCGTCTGTAAAAATTTCAGAGATGTGCAAAACCACATGAAAATTCGTCACACAGGACCAGCGTGGAGGGGTGTGTGAAGAATTTATGGCACCTTTGGTGCACCTAAACTCACGACTCTGCAGATGCAtcaagcataaaacaggctCAAGTCTGTCAACACATCTCTGGCCTGAAGTGTAGATACCACAGTTCTTCCATGTTTCTTGTCAAAGcaaaagcttttattctgaagttgtTTCCAGGACAGTTTTTTGGTGAATAAATTCACTTAAAGAATTGCTTAGCTCTCTTAAAGTCTCAACTAAACTTTCTTAGTGATTAATATTAATTATAATTTCCTCATTATTATTAGAATTTTAACATTGTTGGAACGAGGTGAATACCATCTGAAATGTGATGTTGACACTTAATAGGGTAAAGCTGAAAATAGTTCACAGTGGTCTCATTTTTCTCAGATAAGATGCCATAATCAGAAACCAAGACACTAGTGTACAGGTATATGAAAAACCAGGTTTATCTGTGcgcatgtaaacacagtatcccACATATGATCAAAACCAGGATATGACTCTTAACCAGGAAACTCAAGACCATGTAAACATACTCAGTGTTTTGTGCATAGATTTCCTGATAGATCTGTGTCTTTACAGACAGCTCGACCTCCCAGCCCTCCCTGCTCCTCCTCCCTGCCCCCCTCCCTCCACTTCAACCACCTCCCTCGCCCACGGAAACCGCGGGACACCAAACCCAAAATGAGGACGCTTACGTATCACCAGTACATTCCTCCAGATCAAAGAGGAGGCTCTGGGACGGGAGGTACCAGTACAGTCCTTGGCTTTTCcacactgtttaaaaacaccTTTGATTTGTTCAATCAATGCCTGCTCCTGTGATGAAGTATCTGACTTAGGAGTTTTTTTTAGGGACCAAACAGAAGAGCCCTGCCCCGACCATAGACCCAGCGTATTCCAATCtcctgaagcagcagcaggtcATTCTCCAGCTGCAAATCTTGCAGAaccaacaacagcaacaacatcagcagcaacaacaacagccaCAGCCACAACAGCAACTCATGGTGGTGCCCAGGTATGAACGCAGATCTGTTTTAATACAGTCCATTCTGTGCTTAATCAAAGATGTGTAAGGCAGCAGGTATTGCTGGTGTCTTAATGATTCTGTCATTTCTCCAGTGGTGGCCACAGCGAGCTTGTGAAGGCCTCAGGAGCCATGCCTTTGAATTCCCAATCTGTCCCcaccacaacaaacaaaaccCCTACGGACACAAACGCTGCATCCAAACCTGAGCCTCTGCCTGCTAATCTTGTTGATCTAACTGTAAGAAAAGAATAGAAACAGTGTGGGCATAACTTCTcagaaaaacacttgaaattagATTAATGTCAGAAGTTAAGCTTCACTTTTACCTTCTCCCAGGTATCGGAGTTGCGGCAGCACCTGCGAAAGCGTGGCCTCCCTGTTTCCGGCACCAAGCCTACTCTGCTGCAGCGTCTCCGTCCCTTCCAGCACACCCAACCCTGCCCTACTCCTGCTCCTCTTTGCCAGCTGGGTACCAGCTTGGAGCCCCTAACACCCTGCCTCCCACTGCCACCCAACCAGAGCCCTGGCTCAAGCTCCAGCTCTGGACTAGACTCACCCAACAGGAGTCCAAACCAACAGATATACATGGCGGACAGGGGAATTCCTAATGGGATTCTCAGTGACACTCAAAATGAAGTTTCTAAGGGAGCTCTGAGCAAAGTTCCAAATGGTTTCTCGGCAGGTGAAAATTGTAATCTCACCAACGCTGTCTTCCTGGCTCCTGCCAGCACAGCCTCCGGAACTCCAAGTCCCAGTCTACCCATGTCATCATCTTCGCCCCTGCAGTGTGGGACTTCATGGACAACTGAGACagagcggcagcagcagcaggagctgagTGTGGAGCTAGAGATGAGGGAGAGGTTAAGGAGCAGGCCAAGGGACCGCTCCACTAACACCAGCACTGAGGTGAGCAGAGACAGGCTGGGGCTTTAGGATTATATGTGTTTATCAGAGAATAGAGTTTTAAAAATTCTCCTATATTATTCCTACAGTCTTGTGGAGGATCTCTTCATCCTTTCCTGCAACAGGATCCTGGATGCCCCAGAGTGAAGCAAGAACCAGATGCACAGACAGAGGTGTTGTTTACACAGGTAAACACACAATTTACACATAACACAGTTAATCCTTAATCCAGGATCCAGGATGTGAACACAACAGATGTCAACTAATTTACCTCTGCTTTCTAATCAGGTGTTTTGCTGCCAACCATGTGATGTGATTGGCCAGGATTTTGAGCTGCCGGTGCAGATTACAGCCAGTCCCGTTGAGACTTTGCCCGGTGTTCGCAGCTTGGAAGAAGAACTGCAGGAGGCCATCCAGAAAGCGCAGGTTAGAGTGTGCCGAATTACAAAGGAGATCACCAAAGTCCAATTCTCTGagcacttttagcccatttctgaTGAAGAACTCCCAGGACATTTACCACATT
It encodes the following:
- the si:dkeyp-69b9.3 gene encoding myocardin isoform X2, with protein sequence MVCGTQRHKKARQSQDLTDRIQHLPGPVQQQHEHTMPLENRSASFPLPADVFEDDISPCSSSSPTEQPGLQQSAAFTSLPGLLGDQLLSDFSAVAPPLNHNTVQTQSGLALLPATEGIRQPMSVTLSESNSMATTGRPNGMYVTSQTTPLLPKTARPPSPPCSSSLPPSLHFNHLPRPRKPRDTKPKMRTLTYHQYIPPDQRGGSGTGGTKQKSPAPTIDPAYSNLLKQQQVILQLQILQNQQQQQHQQQQQQPQPQQQLMVVPSGGHSELVKASGAMPLNSQSVPTTTNKTPTDTNAASKPEPLPANLVDLTVSELRQHLRKRGLPVSGTKPTLLQRLRPFQHTQPCPTPAPLCQLGTSLEPLTPCLPLPPNQSPGSSSSSGLDSPNRSPNQQIYMADRGIPNGILSDTQNEVSKGALSKVPNGFSAGENCNLTNAVFLAPASTASGTPSPSLPMSSSSPLQCGTSWTTETERQQQQELSVELEMRERLRSRPRDRSTNTSTESCGGSLHPFLQQDPGCPRVKQEPDAQTEVLFTQVFCCQPCDVIGQDFELPVQITASPVETLPGVRSLEEELQEAIQKAQMDPRQSIDDILDEPMTCVDPVSDSNHKSPAQSVPGSSSPPPNAHQSQTSQQPTKEDSFLPSPLCSSLLLELPPSPAVINPNQVIPAPPPPLICTSPLSTSGKSRKRRAPTLFDAADWLETMTSGLRPLTPPTAPFVESDFSLDSDLNVSRVLDLMIEQW
- the si:dkeyp-69b9.3 gene encoding myocardin isoform X1 is translated as MTLLASERSLLIRNKFRSVLQLRIQNRRQSEISADAGLKSTSPPQKTEKDQSEALHLSEDGAAQKLPPSGVKAETAPEKMVCGTQRHKKARQSQDLTDRIQHLPGPVQQQHEHTMPLENRSASFPLPADVFEDDISPCSSSSPTEQPGLQQSAAFTSLPGLLGDQLLSDFSAVAPPLNHNTVQTQSGLALLPATEGIRQPMSVTLSESNSMATTGRPNGMYVTSQTTPLLPKTARPPSPPCSSSLPPSLHFNHLPRPRKPRDTKPKMRTLTYHQYIPPDQRGGSGTGGTKQKSPAPTIDPAYSNLLKQQQVILQLQILQNQQQQQHQQQQQQPQPQQQLMVVPSGGHSELVKASGAMPLNSQSVPTTTNKTPTDTNAASKPEPLPANLVDLTVSELRQHLRKRGLPVSGTKPTLLQRLRPFQHTQPCPTPAPLCQLGTSLEPLTPCLPLPPNQSPGSSSSSGLDSPNRSPNQQIYMADRGIPNGILSDTQNEVSKGALSKVPNGFSAGENCNLTNAVFLAPASTASGTPSPSLPMSSSSPLQCGTSWTTETERQQQQELSVELEMRERLRSRPRDRSTNTSTESCGGSLHPFLQQDPGCPRVKQEPDAQTEVLFTQVFCCQPCDVIGQDFELPVQITASPVETLPGVRSLEEELQEAIQKAQMDPRQSIDDILDEPMTCVDPVSDSNHKSPAQSVPGSSSPPPNAHQSQTSQQPTKEDSFLPSPLCSSLLLELPPSPAVINPNQVIPAPPPPLICTSPLSTSGKSRKRRAPTLFDAADWLETMTSGLRPLTPPTAPFVESDFSLDSDLNVSRVLDLMIEQW